A window of the Synechococcus sp. M16.1 genome harbors these coding sequences:
- a CDS encoding DUF1818 family protein → MIQQEGDGWRVSHDPSRGEYCVLIGGERWAFELTEPEWRDLVDLVATLEQQHRGLVDQLMPEESIELELDRGVWWGCLSGDRSQWELRILLTPLQGRAAEGEWPAQAAAAAVAALRTLWDSQH, encoded by the coding sequence GTGATCCAGCAGGAGGGGGACGGTTGGCGGGTGTCGCACGACCCCTCCCGCGGCGAGTATTGCGTTCTTATCGGAGGAGAACGCTGGGCGTTTGAGTTGACCGAGCCGGAGTGGCGGGATCTGGTGGATCTCGTGGCAACCCTGGAGCAGCAGCACAGGGGTCTGGTTGACCAACTGATGCCCGAGGAATCGATCGAGCTGGAGCTGGATCGAGGCGTGTGGTGGGGATGCTTGAGCGGTGATCGCAGCCAATGGGAGCTGCGCATCCTGCTCACCCCGCTGCAGGGACGTGCGGCGGAGGGGGAGTGGCCGGCCCAAGCGGCGGCGGCGGCCGTTGCGGCCTTGAGAACGTTGTGGGACTCGCAGCATTGA
- a CDS encoding DNA-directed RNA polymerase subunit omega — protein MLSAGVDSKDLAKRGESLIRQSSNRYLTTVRIAFRAKQRRFDDFDGLLEESSVKPVQRAIVELSDEQDQPDLLPG, from the coding sequence GTGCTTTCGGCCGGAGTCGATTCCAAGGATCTCGCCAAACGTGGCGAAAGCTTGATTCGTCAATCAAGCAACCGTTATCTGACGACGGTGCGTATTGCCTTCCGGGCCAAGCAGCGCCGCTTCGACGACTTTGACGGTCTGCTGGAGGAGTCCAGCGTCAAGCCGGTGCAGCGGGCCATCGTGGAATTGAGCGACGAGCAAGACCAGCCCGATTTGCTGCCTGGTTGA
- a CDS encoding Hsp70 family protein, translating to MGEEKLQHSDQRGGTLAIDLGSTTTVVAYQGATSTTADLLNLPAICSRAGEIPSLVWEASQRPLIGRQVLESGLNDSVDRRLHRDFKGRIGQADAPEQDVARWAGEQLLQQIWSRLPSDLPVERLVLTAPVECYRAYRSWLLQACTTLPVAEIALVDEPTAAAMGAGLPAGSTLLVVDLGGSTLDLALVALEGGEGRAAPIAQLLRLGGRSLGDNSRQMLRTAKVLGKAGLRLGGRDIDRWIVDRCCPGQPASTPLLNAAERLKCRLSDTALAEREPLMELAVDEREHVLRLSRSELNALLLERGFGDALEQLLESCLAGGRRNNCSLEDLEGVVAVGGGAQLPLLRQWLSEHTAPAPLLTPPPVEAVALGALQLTPGVAIRDVLQHGVSLRFWDQRSNSHRWHPLFVAGQPWPSPAPLELVLAASRTGQRSLELVLGEPIPQGSHSVVFINGLPTLQEQTAGEVSHQPWPGIELVLPLEPAGEQGEDCLRLRWSIDQDAQLQLEINDLRSGRTWSQSTLGAVR from the coding sequence GTGGGCGAAGAAAAGCTTCAGCATTCAGACCAACGGGGCGGAACACTCGCCATCGATTTGGGCAGCACCACCACGGTGGTGGCCTATCAGGGAGCGACATCCACAACAGCCGATCTGCTGAACCTGCCCGCCATCTGCAGCCGGGCCGGTGAAATTCCCAGCCTGGTGTGGGAGGCATCCCAACGCCCCCTGATTGGCCGGCAGGTGCTCGAGTCAGGCCTCAATGACTCCGTGGACAGACGTCTGCATCGCGACTTTAAGGGCCGCATCGGTCAAGCGGATGCACCAGAGCAGGACGTAGCCCGCTGGGCTGGAGAACAGCTGCTTCAACAGATCTGGAGCCGGCTCCCCAGCGATCTCCCGGTGGAGCGGCTGGTGCTGACCGCCCCGGTGGAGTGCTATCGGGCGTATCGCAGCTGGTTGCTGCAGGCCTGCACCACGCTGCCGGTGGCCGAGATCGCCCTGGTGGATGAACCCACAGCAGCCGCCATGGGTGCAGGGCTTCCCGCTGGTTCCACTCTGCTGGTGGTGGACCTGGGCGGAAGCACCCTGGATTTGGCCCTGGTGGCTCTGGAAGGAGGGGAAGGTCGTGCTGCACCGATCGCCCAACTGCTGCGGCTGGGGGGGCGCAGCCTCGGGGACAACAGCCGCCAGATGCTGCGCACAGCAAAGGTTCTGGGCAAAGCGGGGCTGCGCCTCGGGGGCCGTGACATCGATCGCTGGATTGTGGACCGCTGTTGCCCGGGTCAACCCGCCAGCACCCCCCTGCTCAATGCTGCCGAACGGCTCAAATGCCGGCTGAGCGACACCGCCTTGGCCGAACGCGAGCCCCTGATGGAGTTGGCGGTGGATGAGCGGGAGCATGTGCTCCGCCTGTCGCGCAGCGAACTCAACGCGCTTCTGCTGGAGCGCGGCTTCGGAGACGCCCTCGAACAACTGCTGGAGAGCTGTCTCGCCGGCGGTCGCCGCAACAACTGCAGCCTTGAAGATCTGGAGGGCGTGGTGGCCGTCGGAGGCGGTGCCCAGCTGCCCCTCCTGCGCCAGTGGCTCTCCGAGCACACGGCGCCAGCGCCCTTGCTCACCCCGCCACCGGTGGAGGCCGTGGCCCTGGGTGCACTTCAACTCACGCCAGGGGTCGCCATTCGGGATGTGCTGCAACACGGCGTTTCCCTGCGTTTCTGGGATCAGCGCAGCAACAGCCACCGCTGGCATCCCCTCTTCGTGGCCGGTCAACCCTGGCCGAGCCCCGCCCCCCTGGAGCTGGTGCTGGCCGCCAGCCGCACCGGCCAACGCAGCTTGGAGCTGGTGCTGGGAGAGCCCATCCCCCAGGGGAGCCACAGCGTGGTCTTCATCAATGGTTTGCCGACCCTGCAGGAGCAGACCGCCGGGGAGGTCTCCCATCAGCCTTGGCCTGGCATCGAGCTGGTGCTGCCTCTGGAACCCGCCGGAGAGCAGGGCGAAGACTGCCTGCGGCTGCGCTGGAGCATTGATCAAGATGCGCAGCTTCAGCTGGAGATCAACGATCTGCGTTCAGGTCGGACGTGGTCCCAGTCAACGCTGGGGGCTGTCCGATAA